The proteins below are encoded in one region of Levilactobacillus namurensis:
- the mfd gene encoding transcription-repair coupling factor yields the protein MNLEGFLTQTPQYTTIRQSTAPGQRQLVTGLNGSAETLLIASLLHDRQHSLIYVTDTLYHAGQLVDDLANLLTEDELFEFPVEELLAAEVATSSPEYRADRINALRALQSDRPVVVVTALSGLRRFLPAPDNFAQARFTVKVGGDYDLEDLQKRLFAMGYTHQKLVAGPGDFAVRGSIVDIYPLAADYPVRLDFFDTEVDSLRYFDPATQRSIENIESVEVLPATDFILNAAERQAGADALTAELKTQTATLAPKDAGTLTGQIQPLIDGLRKGSVDPQLMEFADYLFPDHHQILDYLPQDGIAMFGDYARLQDGERQLLEDEANWATDKLAHHQIFAHQTFGGELRPIVRDDPHAQIMLSLFQKGMGSLRFVAVTNVTTRAMQQFFSQLPVMKTEIDRWHKQKQAVVLLVQDEERLEKTEKTLDDFEIQAVLTKRENLQPGVTQLVPERLQTGFELPEANLVVITEAEMFQKVTKKRPRRQSMANAERLKSYTDLKPGDYVVHVNHGIGKFIGMQTLTVDGVHQDYMTIDYQDNAQLFIPVTQLNLIQKYVSSEDKKPRINKLGGSEWAKTKKKVAAKIEDIADELVDLYAKRAAEKGYAFPVDDSLQTDFDNSFPYPETPDQLRSINEVKHDMEKPRPMDRLLVGDVGYGKTEVALRAAFKAVEAGKQVAFLVPTTILAQQHYDTMVNRFEGYPVNIEMFSRFRTTKQIHQSIKDLESGQLDIVVGTHRLLSKDVKFKNLGLVLVDEEQRFGVKHKERLKQLKANVDVLTLTATPIPRTLHMSMLGVRDLSVIETPPANRFPIQTYVMEQNAGAIQDGIRREMQRGGQVFYLHNRVDDIEKTVSQLQALVPEAQIGYIHGQMTETQLEGVLFDFLRGEYDVLVTTTIIETGIDIPNANTLFVENADRMGLSQLYQLRGRIGRSNRVAYAYFTYQPNKVLTEVSEKRLEAIKDFTELGSGFKIAMRDLSIRGAGNLLGKQQHGFINSVGYDLYTQMLSDAVAKKRGKQVQPKTDTTVELGVEAYLPSDYIEDEQQKIEMYKRIRQLESDDEVSEIQADLIDRFGEYPKPVGQLLTIGQLKLAADLALVDKIRRVNGDVFVTVSKKGTDILGGEDVFKALAATKLKATVTVNGDRLHIKLVIQPNMQVDDWLPQVYHFMTALRDIVVQTTAPQAEQAADQAD from the coding sequence TTGAATTTAGAAGGATTTTTAACCCAAACACCGCAATACACAACGATTCGTCAGTCGACGGCTCCGGGGCAACGGCAATTGGTCACCGGGCTTAACGGTTCGGCCGAAACACTCTTGATTGCGAGCCTCTTGCACGACCGGCAACACTCGTTGATCTACGTGACGGACACCCTCTACCACGCAGGTCAACTGGTCGATGACTTGGCGAACCTTTTAACTGAAGACGAACTCTTTGAATTTCCGGTCGAGGAGCTGCTAGCTGCGGAAGTGGCGACCAGTTCTCCCGAATACCGGGCGGATCGCATCAACGCGCTCCGGGCGCTTCAAAGCGACCGGCCCGTGGTGGTGGTGACCGCACTATCGGGCTTACGGCGGTTCTTACCCGCCCCCGATAATTTTGCCCAAGCCCGCTTTACCGTGAAGGTAGGCGGCGATTACGACCTCGAGGATCTGCAAAAACGCCTGTTTGCGATGGGGTACACCCATCAAAAGCTGGTCGCAGGCCCCGGGGATTTTGCCGTTCGCGGGTCCATCGTGGACATTTACCCGCTCGCAGCGGATTATCCCGTGCGTTTGGACTTCTTCGATACCGAAGTTGATTCCCTGCGGTACTTTGACCCGGCGACCCAGCGGAGTATTGAAAACATTGAGTCGGTCGAAGTCTTGCCCGCCACGGATTTCATCCTGAACGCCGCTGAACGGCAGGCGGGGGCGGATGCGTTGACTGCTGAATTAAAGACGCAGACGGCGACGTTGGCGCCTAAGGATGCCGGGACGTTGACCGGACAGATTCAACCCTTGATTGATGGCTTGCGCAAAGGGTCGGTCGATCCGCAACTGATGGAGTTTGCGGACTACCTTTTCCCGGACCATCACCAGATTCTCGATTACCTGCCTCAAGACGGTATCGCGATGTTTGGCGATTACGCCCGGTTGCAAGACGGCGAACGGCAGCTGTTAGAAGACGAAGCGAACTGGGCCACGGATAAATTGGCCCACCACCAGATCTTCGCCCATCAGACGTTCGGTGGTGAGTTACGCCCCATCGTTAGAGATGACCCCCACGCGCAGATCATGCTCTCTTTGTTCCAGAAGGGGATGGGCAGTTTGCGGTTCGTGGCGGTGACCAACGTCACGACGCGGGCGATGCAGCAGTTCTTCAGCCAGTTGCCGGTGATGAAGACGGAAATCGACCGCTGGCATAAGCAAAAGCAGGCCGTGGTCTTGCTGGTTCAAGACGAAGAGCGGCTGGAGAAGACGGAAAAAACGCTCGACGACTTTGAAATCCAGGCCGTCTTGACTAAGCGGGAGAACCTCCAACCGGGAGTGACCCAGTTAGTTCCTGAACGGTTGCAGACTGGTTTTGAATTACCAGAAGCGAACCTGGTGGTCATCACGGAAGCCGAGATGTTCCAGAAGGTGACCAAGAAGCGCCCACGGCGACAAAGCATGGCCAATGCCGAGCGGTTGAAGAGTTACACGGACCTCAAGCCCGGTGATTACGTGGTCCACGTGAACCACGGGATTGGGAAGTTCATCGGGATGCAGACGCTGACGGTCGATGGGGTCCACCAGGACTACATGACCATCGACTACCAGGATAACGCGCAGTTATTTATCCCGGTCACCCAATTGAATCTGATTCAAAAGTACGTCTCCTCGGAAGATAAGAAGCCGCGGATCAACAAGCTGGGGGGCTCCGAGTGGGCCAAGACCAAGAAGAAAGTCGCGGCCAAGATTGAAGACATCGCCGACGAGCTGGTCGACCTGTATGCGAAGCGGGCGGCGGAGAAGGGGTACGCCTTTCCCGTTGACGATAGTCTCCAGACTGACTTTGACAACAGTTTCCCCTATCCCGAGACGCCGGATCAGCTGCGATCGATCAACGAAGTTAAGCACGATATGGAAAAGCCCCGGCCGATGGACCGCTTGTTAGTCGGTGACGTGGGGTACGGTAAGACCGAAGTGGCGTTGCGGGCGGCGTTTAAGGCCGTTGAAGCGGGTAAGCAGGTTGCCTTTCTGGTGCCCACCACGATCCTAGCGCAACAACACTATGACACCATGGTCAACCGTTTCGAAGGCTATCCGGTCAATATTGAGATGTTCTCCCGCTTCCGAACCACCAAGCAGATCCACCAGTCCATTAAGGACCTGGAGAGTGGTCAGTTGGATATCGTGGTCGGGACGCACCGCCTATTGTCGAAGGACGTGAAGTTCAAAAACTTAGGCCTGGTCCTAGTCGATGAAGAGCAACGGTTCGGTGTTAAGCATAAGGAACGCCTGAAGCAACTGAAGGCCAACGTGGATGTACTGACGTTGACTGCGACGCCGATTCCGCGGACCCTGCATATGTCCATGCTGGGTGTGCGGGACTTGTCGGTCATCGAAACGCCGCCAGCTAACCGTTTCCCGATTCAGACCTACGTGATGGAACAGAATGCCGGGGCGATTCAAGACGGCATCCGGCGCGAGATGCAACGGGGTGGCCAGGTCTTCTACCTGCATAATCGAGTCGACGACATCGAGAAGACCGTGAGTCAGTTGCAGGCGCTGGTCCCCGAAGCGCAGATTGGCTACATCCATGGTCAGATGACGGAAACGCAACTCGAAGGGGTCCTCTTCGACTTCCTGCGGGGCGAGTACGACGTGCTGGTGACCACGACGATTATTGAAACGGGAATCGATATTCCGAATGCCAACACCCTGTTTGTTGAAAATGCCGACCGAATGGGCCTCTCGCAACTCTACCAGTTGCGGGGACGCATCGGGCGGAGCAACCGGGTGGCTTACGCTTACTTTACCTATCAGCCCAATAAGGTGTTGACGGAAGTCAGTGAGAAGCGGTTGGAAGCCATCAAGGACTTTACGGAACTGGGTTCGGGCTTCAAGATTGCCATGCGGGACCTGTCTATTCGGGGTGCGGGGAACCTGTTGGGAAAGCAACAACACGGGTTCATTAATTCCGTGGGGTATGACCTCTACACCCAGATGCTCAGCGATGCAGTGGCCAAGAAGCGGGGCAAGCAGGTCCAACCCAAGACCGATACCACGGTCGAGTTGGGTGTGGAAGCTTACCTTCCTAGCGATTACATTGAAGATGAGCAACAGAAGATCGAGATGTACAAGCGCATTCGCCAGCTGGAAAGCGACGACGAGGTCTCCGAGATTCAAGCGGACCTGATCGACCGGTTCGGGGAATACCCGAAGCCGGTGGGGCAACTCTTGACCATTGGCCAGTTGAAGTTGGCGGCGGACTTGGCCTTAGTCGATAAGATTCGGCGGGTCAACGGGGACGTCTTCGTGACGGTCTCCAAGAAGGGCACCGACATCCTGGGCGGCGAAGACGTCTTCAAAGCCTTGGCGGCCACGAAGCTTAAAGCGACCGTGACGGTCAACGGGGATCGGCTACACATTAAGCTGGTCATTCAACCGAATATGCAGGTGGATGATTGGTTGCCCCAGGTTTACCACTTCATGACGGCCTTGCGGGATATCGTGGTGCAGACCACGGCTCCGCAAGCAGAACAGGCCGCGGATCAGGCGGATTAG
- the pth gene encoding aminoacyl-tRNA hydrolase, with product MKMIVGLGNIGPQYNGTRHNTGFMVVDAFAQAHQLTLDTRKFDARFGTGMVNGEKVLVVKPTTFMNESGRAVHPLMDYFKIDLDDVIVVHDDMDLPLGRIRLRDHGSAGGHNGIKSIIAHVGSQDFARIRVGIAHPQQHTVVDYVLGRFTAEQQPLFNQASDHAVAALDDWVAGTEFPQLMNRYN from the coding sequence ATGAAGATGATTGTTGGTTTAGGAAATATCGGTCCGCAGTATAACGGGACGCGGCACAACACGGGATTCATGGTCGTGGATGCCTTTGCACAAGCCCACCAGTTAACCCTGGATACGCGGAAGTTCGACGCCCGGTTCGGAACGGGAATGGTCAATGGCGAAAAAGTCTTAGTGGTTAAACCCACGACCTTCATGAACGAGTCCGGGCGGGCCGTCCACCCCTTAATGGACTATTTCAAGATTGATTTGGACGACGTGATTGTGGTCCACGACGATATGGACTTGCCACTAGGCCGGATTCGGTTACGGGACCACGGTTCTGCGGGGGGCCATAACGGCATCAAGAGCATCATTGCCCACGTAGGTAGCCAAGACTTCGCCCGAATTCGGGTCGGAATTGCCCACCCGCAACAGCACACGGTGGTCGATTACGTCTTAGGCCGGTTCACGGCCGAGCAACAACCATTGTTCAATCAAGCCAGTGACCACGCGGTAGCGGCGTTGGATGACTGGGTCGCCGGAACAGAATTTCCGCAACTCATGAATCGGTATAATTAA
- a CDS encoding L-lactate dehydrogenase, translating to MKNLTTKNHQKVILVGDGAVGSAFAYSMVNQGLAEEFGIIDVVKERTEGDALDLEDAQVFTAPKNIYSADYADCKDADVVVITAGAAQKPGETRLDLVNKNLKIFSMIIKPIVDSGFDGIFVIAANPVDILTYATWKFSGFPKEKVIGSGTSLDTSRLRVALAKKFNVDPRNVDAYIMGEHGDSEFAAFDEATIGGKPLKSIAKEHGVSDDDLATIEDQTRKKAYEIINRKGATYYGIATCLMRITKAILRDENAVLPVGAALDGEYGLNDIFIGTPAIINANGLAGVIEVPLSAKEQDAMAKSAETLKKVTQDGLAALDN from the coding sequence ATGAAGAATTTGACTACTAAGAATCATCAAAAAGTTATTCTGGTTGGTGACGGTGCCGTTGGGTCCGCATTTGCCTACTCAATGGTCAACCAAGGGTTAGCTGAAGAATTCGGAATTATTGATGTTGTTAAGGAACGGACCGAAGGGGACGCACTGGACCTGGAAGATGCCCAAGTCTTCACGGCACCTAAGAACATCTACTCTGCTGATTACGCCGACTGCAAGGACGCCGATGTCGTGGTTATCACGGCCGGCGCCGCACAAAAGCCTGGCGAAACTCGGTTGGACCTGGTCAACAAGAACTTGAAGATCTTCTCCATGATCATCAAGCCAATCGTTGATTCTGGTTTCGATGGCATCTTCGTCATCGCAGCCAACCCAGTGGATATCTTGACTTACGCAACCTGGAAGTTCTCCGGCTTCCCTAAGGAAAAGGTGATTGGTTCCGGAACTTCTCTGGACACCTCCCGGTTACGCGTTGCGTTAGCTAAGAAGTTCAACGTCGACCCACGGAACGTGGATGCCTACATCATGGGTGAACACGGTGATTCCGAATTCGCGGCCTTCGACGAAGCTACGATTGGTGGTAAGCCATTGAAGAGCATCGCCAAGGAACACGGCGTTTCCGACGACGACCTGGCCACGATCGAAGACCAGACGCGGAAGAAAGCTTACGAGATCATCAACCGTAAGGGCGCAACCTACTACGGTATCGCGACTTGCCTGATGCGCATCACCAAGGCCATCTTACGCGACGAAAACGCCGTCTTACCAGTCGGCGCTGCCCTGGACGGCGAATATGGCCTGAACGACATCTTTATCGGGACGCCAGCCATCATCAACGCCAACGGGTTAGCTGGTGTGATCGAAGTGCCACTGTCCGCTAAAGAACAAGACGCCATGGCTAAGTCTGCGGAAACCTTAAAGAAGGTTACGCAAGACGGCTTGGCTGCCTTGGACAACTAA
- a CDS encoding L,D-transpeptidase family protein encodes MQKRKALVIGVVTACVAVGALYVSQAMHYSRAKVFFNDTQIAGVNVGGNTAQEAATKLKSAMHQLTLKDGKQTVSTFKPQEANLKITSVTALQQLINQQNAWSWPAHLTSATADTLKLDTSSKNQKSVQQLATQITTKANRTRTAPTDATFTYQDGQYRATKEKTGNQLDATKVAASITRALDKGQSTVNVAGDYVQPQVTVKSTAFKTALAKAQQITKQKYVYKLGKHTLTIPAETLASWITLKDGQVATNQSKVKSYLTKLSHQYGTVYKTRSFKSTKRDTVKVPAGLYGWSINVKSEAPKLDQLVAKGQGMTRTPVIQGSGYHKDGTDIGNSYVEVDKTNQHMWVYKNGKLVVSTDVVTGLPTTAHHTPSGVWVIWSKQRNTTLRGKNDNGSSYASKVKYWMPVDDTGVGIHDSPWQPQYGGTWYVKHGSHGCVNTPPSKIASVYANVKVGTPVLVF; translated from the coding sequence ATGCAAAAACGCAAAGCACTCGTCATTGGAGTCGTAACCGCCTGCGTAGCGGTTGGCGCTCTATATGTCAGTCAAGCCATGCACTATTCCCGCGCTAAAGTGTTCTTCAACGACACCCAAATCGCGGGCGTTAACGTCGGGGGCAATACCGCTCAGGAGGCGGCCACTAAGCTCAAGTCGGCGATGCACCAACTAACCTTAAAGGATGGCAAGCAAACGGTCAGCACCTTCAAACCGCAAGAAGCCAACCTGAAGATCACTTCTGTCACGGCCTTACAGCAACTGATCAATCAGCAAAATGCCTGGAGCTGGCCCGCTCACCTGACTTCTGCCACGGCAGATACCCTGAAGTTGGACACCAGCAGTAAGAACCAAAAGAGCGTCCAACAACTGGCCACCCAGATCACCACTAAGGCCAACCGGACCCGAACGGCCCCAACGGACGCCACGTTCACTTACCAGGACGGCCAGTACCGGGCAACTAAGGAAAAGACGGGGAACCAACTGGACGCTACCAAGGTCGCAGCGTCCATCACCCGGGCCTTAGATAAGGGTCAGTCCACGGTCAACGTCGCGGGGGATTACGTTCAACCCCAAGTGACCGTCAAGAGTACGGCCTTTAAGACGGCCCTAGCCAAGGCCCAACAAATCACCAAACAAAAATACGTCTACAAACTGGGCAAGCACACCCTAACGATTCCGGCCGAAACCTTAGCCAGCTGGATCACCTTGAAGGACGGCCAAGTGGCAACTAACCAAAGCAAGGTCAAAAGTTACCTGACCAAGTTAAGTCACCAGTACGGCACCGTCTATAAGACCCGGTCCTTCAAGTCCACCAAGCGGGACACCGTCAAAGTGCCAGCTGGGCTCTATGGCTGGAGTATCAACGTCAAGTCCGAAGCCCCTAAACTCGATCAACTGGTCGCTAAGGGCCAAGGCATGACGCGGACTCCCGTTATCCAAGGGTCCGGATACCACAAGGACGGCACCGACATCGGGAACTCCTACGTGGAAGTCGACAAGACCAACCAACACATGTGGGTCTACAAGAACGGCAAGTTGGTGGTCTCGACGGACGTGGTCACGGGGTTACCAACCACCGCGCATCACACGCCGTCTGGTGTCTGGGTCATCTGGAGTAAGCAACGGAACACGACCCTGCGGGGCAAGAACGACAACGGCTCCAGCTACGCCTCTAAGGTCAAGTACTGGATGCCCGTTGACGACACCGGTGTGGGCATTCACGATTCACCATGGCAACCGCAATACGGGGGCACCTGGTACGTGAAGCACGGCTCCCACGGGTGTGTCAACACGCCGCCTTCCAAGATTGCGTCCGTCTACGCCAACGTGAAGGTCGGAACCCCCGTCTTGGTTTTCTAA
- the cbpA gene encoding cyclic di-AMP binding protein CbpA, translating to MLLKSLVKPKERLVTVREDVTLEQALKVLEDSGYRCVPILDETGQIFRGNIYKMHIYRHKSRGGDMQLPVTSLLKNATKFISVNAAFFNVFFSIKDLPYIAVLDDKNAFYGILTHTRLMDMLSQSWNVNIGSYVLTVVSAGERGDLAGMAKVITKYTSIASVISLDAQEGELVHRTMFTLPAEVDQEKLDRIVHALERKEFHVPEIEDLRHES from the coding sequence ATGCTGCTTAAATCCCTAGTGAAACCGAAAGAACGGTTAGTGACGGTTCGCGAGGATGTCACCTTGGAGCAAGCCTTAAAAGTGCTTGAAGACTCTGGTTACCGGTGTGTGCCAATTCTAGACGAAACGGGCCAAATCTTCCGGGGAAACATCTACAAGATGCACATCTATCGTCATAAATCGCGGGGCGGCGATATGCAGCTCCCGGTTACTTCCCTCTTAAAGAACGCCACCAAGTTCATTTCCGTGAACGCCGCCTTCTTTAACGTCTTCTTCTCAATCAAGGATCTTCCGTACATCGCCGTCTTGGACGACAAGAACGCTTTCTACGGCATCTTGACGCATACCCGGCTGATGGACATGCTGTCCCAATCTTGGAACGTCAACATCGGCAGTTACGTATTGACCGTCGTTTCCGCCGGTGAACGGGGTGACTTGGCCGGGATGGCTAAGGTCATCACCAAGTACACCTCGATTGCCAGTGTGATCAGCCTGGACGCCCAAGAAGGTGAACTGGTTCACCGAACCATGTTTACGCTCCCTGCAGAAGTGGACCAAGAGAAGCTTGACCGGATCGTCCACGCCCTGGAACGTAAGGAATTCCACGTTCCAGAAATTGAAGACCTTCGTCACGAAAGCTAA
- a CDS encoding type II toxin-antitoxin system PemK/MazF family toxin, translating to MARVEVKRGDVFFADLSPVVGSEQGGMRPVLIIQNNVGNHYSPTVIVAAITARIEKPKMPTHVGISAAHTGIERDSVILLEQIRTIDKQRLKDQVTHLDVKTMAQVDAALATSIGLVDRSRKKRPARVHSTSRPART from the coding sequence ATGGCCCGTGTTGAGGTTAAGCGCGGGGACGTTTTCTTTGCCGATCTATCACCGGTCGTTGGTTCGGAACAGGGTGGGATGCGCCCCGTGTTGATTATTCAAAACAACGTGGGGAACCACTATAGTCCGACCGTTATCGTGGCGGCAATCACCGCCCGGATTGAGAAGCCTAAAATGCCGACGCATGTCGGCATTTCGGCCGCTCATACCGGAATTGAGCGGGATTCCGTCATTTTGCTTGAACAGATTCGAACGATTGACAAGCAACGGTTAAAAGACCAGGTGACACATTTAGATGTCAAGACGATGGCCCAGGTGGACGCCGCTTTGGCGACCAGCATTGGCCTGGTGGATCGGTCGCGAAAGAAAAGACCCGCAAGAGTACATAGCACTTCAAGACCAGCGCGCACGTAG
- the alr gene encoding alanine racemase, which translates to MVVGVHRPTQLVIDRQALRHNIQAEVRRLKAGCDLFMVVKANGYGHGAAQVARVAKEAGASGFCVAILDEALELRAAGFNDPILILGVTRPQDAPLMAAQKISATVAATDWLAEAAKYLALAPTKAPLRVHLGLDTGMGRIGFRTPDALKTATDFMTTHSTEFIFEGIFTHFSTADDPDDRYFKGQVAKWHALVDTLPHRPRYVHVSNSATSLWHDACNDNLVRFGVAGYGLNPSGEAIPQTPYPLEPAMSLTSELVYTKQLHAGESVSYGATYTAQQDEWVGTVPIGYADGYERRLQGFHVLVAGQFCEIIGRVCMDQMMIRLPQAYQRGTKVTLVGRDGDQTIGLQDLADYCGTIHYELACGFTDRLPRHYIN; encoded by the coding sequence ATGGTAGTTGGGGTACATCGGCCCACGCAGCTGGTGATTGATCGTCAGGCGTTGCGGCATAATATTCAAGCAGAAGTTAGACGGTTAAAGGCCGGGTGTGACTTATTCATGGTGGTCAAAGCCAATGGTTACGGTCACGGGGCGGCACAAGTTGCCCGCGTAGCCAAGGAAGCCGGGGCCAGTGGCTTTTGTGTGGCGATTTTAGATGAAGCGCTGGAACTGCGGGCAGCGGGCTTTAATGATCCCATCTTGATCCTGGGGGTCACTCGACCGCAGGATGCACCGTTGATGGCGGCCCAGAAGATCTCCGCGACGGTCGCGGCAACGGATTGGCTAGCCGAAGCGGCAAAGTACCTGGCCTTGGCGCCAACGAAAGCACCGTTACGGGTGCACCTAGGCCTGGATACCGGGATGGGACGGATTGGCTTTAGAACGCCGGACGCCTTGAAGACCGCAACGGATTTCATGACCACCCATTCAACGGAATTCATTTTTGAGGGGATCTTCACCCATTTCTCCACGGCCGATGATCCGGACGACCGTTACTTCAAGGGCCAGGTCGCGAAGTGGCACGCGCTAGTCGACACCTTACCGCACCGTCCCCGCTACGTTCACGTCTCGAACTCGGCCACCAGTCTTTGGCACGATGCCTGCAACGACAACCTGGTGCGGTTCGGCGTTGCGGGTTACGGGCTGAATCCGTCCGGTGAAGCCATTCCGCAGACGCCGTATCCGCTGGAGCCAGCCATGAGTCTGACCAGTGAACTGGTGTACACCAAGCAGTTACACGCTGGAGAATCCGTGAGTTACGGGGCGACCTACACGGCGCAACAAGACGAGTGGGTCGGTACGGTTCCGATTGGGTACGCCGATGGCTACGAACGGCGCCTTCAAGGCTTCCACGTCTTGGTCGCTGGTCAGTTCTGCGAGATTATCGGCCGGGTCTGCATGGACCAGATGATGATTCGCTTACCGCAGGCTTACCAACGGGGTACCAAGGTCACGTTAGTCGGACGCGATGGTGACCAGACCATTGGCCTCCAAGACTTGGCAGATTACTGCGGGACCATTCATTATGAGCTGGCTTGCGGCTTTACCGATCGCCTACCGCGGCACTACATCAATTAA
- the acpS gene encoding holo-ACP synthase codes for MIYGTGIDITDLARVQQVVSDYPAFLTRVLTPGELSDYQRLSGQRAVEFLAGRWSVKESYGKALGTGIGKAFGFQDLEVRDNAAGRPEVRRQPFRGIAHVSISHTATVVMTQVILERGQ; via the coding sequence GTGATCTACGGAACTGGAATCGATATTACGGATTTAGCACGGGTCCAGCAAGTGGTGAGCGATTATCCGGCGTTTCTAACGCGGGTCCTAACACCAGGGGAACTCAGTGATTATCAACGCTTGAGTGGCCAGCGGGCCGTGGAGTTTCTAGCGGGCCGGTGGTCGGTGAAGGAGTCGTACGGGAAAGCCTTGGGCACCGGGATTGGTAAGGCCTTCGGGTTTCAAGACCTAGAAGTTCGTGACAACGCTGCTGGTCGCCCCGAAGTTAGACGTCAGCCGTTTAGGGGCATCGCGCACGTCTCGATATCACATACCGCGACTGTGGTGATGACGCAAGTTATTTTAGAAAGAGGGCAATAG
- a CDS encoding gamma-glutamyl-gamma-aminobutyrate hydrolase family protein, which produces MKKIIGITADELLAPMPYINQQHADFVPRPLVDAVTATQAIPLGLAPVPTTDVADLLAPLDGLILTGGPDVDPTFMGEDPRPALGITNRRRDIFEIALVRAAVAQHLPILAICRGMHVVNVALGGTLYQDLPTQYPGKGLLKHQQAAPGNLPTHTVTVRPSALQDAVGQHPFVNSRHHQAVRFPADDVLIVARASDGVIEGIENADASIQGVQWHPENMWRAYPEQRALFQAFTDRL; this is translated from the coding sequence ATGAAAAAAATCATCGGCATCACGGCGGACGAGCTACTGGCTCCGATGCCCTACATCAATCAACAACACGCCGACTTCGTGCCCCGGCCGTTAGTCGACGCGGTCACGGCCACGCAAGCCATTCCACTAGGTCTGGCCCCCGTCCCCACCACGGACGTGGCCGACCTCTTGGCACCACTCGACGGCTTAATCCTCACCGGCGGACCCGACGTTGATCCGACCTTTATGGGCGAAGACCCGCGCCCGGCCTTAGGCATCACCAACCGTCGCCGCGACATTTTCGAGATTGCCCTGGTCCGGGCCGCCGTCGCCCAACATTTACCGATCCTCGCCATCTGCCGCGGGATGCACGTGGTCAACGTGGCCTTAGGCGGGACGCTGTACCAAGATTTGCCGACCCAGTACCCCGGCAAGGGCCTCCTCAAGCACCAACAGGCGGCTCCCGGTAACCTGCCGACCCACACCGTCACCGTGCGCCCTTCGGCCCTCCAAGACGCCGTGGGGCAGCACCCCTTCGTGAACTCGCGCCACCATCAAGCCGTACGTTTTCCCGCCGATGACGTGCTGATCGTGGCGCGCGCCAGTGACGGCGTCATCGAAGGCATTGAGAACGCCGATGCCAGCATCCAAGGCGTGCAGTGGCATCCGGAAAATATGTGGCGGGCGTACCCCGAACAACGTGCGCTCTTCCAGGCGTTCACGGACCGGCTCTAA